DNA from Candidatus Polarisedimenticolia bacterium:
GGGCGCTGCTCACGCGCAACCTCGCCAACGACGCGGAGCTCGGAGTCTTCACCCGCAACCGCGAGCTGCTCGACGCCCTCGCTTCCGAGGTGACCCGCGACACCGACTACGCCTTCGTCGTGATTCTGGACGCGCGGGGAGAAGCGCTCTACTCGCGCGCCGCGCCGAGGAACCGGGTGCCGCCCGCACCGAGCCTGGTCGCCGACACCGAGGAGGTGCCCCTGGGGGCCGAGGTGGAGGACGGGGAGGTCCGGCTGTACCGCGAGGAGGCTTCGGGGCGCGAAGCCTACATCTTCCGCTTCCCGGTGCTTACGCAGTCGCGCCGGAGCCTTGGGGAAGAGATCGGTTTTCTCCCGGATGCGCGCAACGCCGCGCGGGGCCCGCGGGAGCAGATTGGAGCGGTCTGCCTGGCCCTGTCGACGGAAGGCATGAAAGGGGACATCCGTCGCCTCGAGCGCGCCCTGGGGTTTGCCACCCTGGCGGTCATCGTCATCGGGATCCTGCTCACCATCCTGCTGGTGCGGATCATCGCCGATCCGGTGGCGCAGCTGGTGGAGGCCACGCGGCGCATCGCCCGCGGCGACCTCGACGTGCTGCTACGGCTCGATTCGCAGGACGAGATCGGGGAGCTCGCCAAGAGCTTCAACCAGATGACCCTCAAGCTTCAGAAGTCGCGCGAGGAGCTGGAGGGGACGAACCAGATGCTGGAGCAGAAGGTGCAGGAGCGGACGCGCGAGCTGGAGGAGGCCCAGAATCAGCTGGTGCAGGCCGAGAAGATGTCGGTGGTCGGCCAATTGGTGTCGGGCGTGGCGCACGAGCTGAACAATCCCCTGGCGGGGGTGCTCGGCTACTCCCAGCTCCTGCTGCGCATGAACCTGCCCGAAGAGGTCCGTCGGGGCCTGGACAAGATCGAGTCGGAGGCGGAGCGCTGCCGGAGGATCGTGCAGAACCTGCTCATCTTCGCCCGCAAGAACAAGGCCGAGAAGCGGGCCATCGATCTCAACGCGCTGCTCGAGAGCGTGCTGGAGCTGAAGGCCTATCCCCTCAAAGTCGACAACATCCAGGTGGTGCGCGAGCTGGAGAAGAGCTTGCCGCGCGTCATGGCGGACGCCTCCCAGCTGCAGCAGGCCTTCGTGAACATCCTCCACAACGCGCAGCAGGCGATGAGCGGCCAGCCATCTCCCGGGACGCTGACGGTGCGCACGCATCGGGTGGACGGCCACGTCAAGGTGGAGATTGGCGACACTGGTCCCGGGATCTCTCCGGAGAACCTGTCCCGCATCTTCGATCCCTTCTTCACCACCAAAGAGGTCGGCCAGGGGGCCGGATTGGGATTGTCGATCTGCTACGGGATCGTGCAGGAGCACCGTGGCCGGATCTGGGCGGAGAGCGGCCGGGGCGAGGGGAGCACCATTCACGTGGAGCTGCCGGTGCCGGCCGTGGACGAGCTGCCCCTACCGGCCGCGCCCGCCGAAGAGGTCGCGGCGGGCAGCACCCCGTCGGCGCGCATCCTCGTGGTGGACGACGAGGCCTCGATTGTCGACATCCTCTACGACGTACTGCGCCTGGACGGACATCAGATCGAGACGGCGATCAACGGCCGCCTGGCGCTGAACAAGCTGCGCGCCGGGTTCTTCGACGTGGTGATTTCGGACCTGAAGATGCCCGGGATGACGGGCCAGGAGCTCTACCGCCACCTGCGCGAGCTCGACTCGCGCCTGCTGAGCCGCATCATCTTCACCACGGGGGATGTGGCCAACCCCGACACCCAGACCTTCCTGCAGGAATCCGGCACCCCCTACCTGCAGAAGCCGTTCGACCTGAACGAGGTGCGCCGGCTGGTCACCGAGATGGTTTCGGCGCAGCGCTCCGTCCGGCCGGACCTGCCGATCATTCTCCCCGGCGGCTCTCGCGATCCTGATCGCGTTTCTTGATCGCCTCGCGCTTGTCGTACAGCTTCTTGCCCCGCGCCACGGCGATTTCCACCTTCACGCGGCCCTTCTTCAGATAGAGTCGCAGCGGGATCAGCGTCAGCCCTGCGCTCTTGCGGCGCCGGTCGAGCCGCCGGATCTCCTCCCGGTGCAGCAGCAGCTTGCGATCGCGCAGCGGCTCGTGGTTGTTGATGTTGCCGTGCGAGTAGGGGGAAATGTGGCAGTTCAGCAGCCATACCTCCCCGCCGCGCAGCAACGCGTAGCTGTCCTTGAGATTGGCTCGTCCCGCGCGCAGCGATTTGACCTCGGTGC
Protein-coding regions in this window:
- a CDS encoding ATP-binding protein, whose amino-acid sequence is QKATRFSRGLRGKFILLISALLITTSLAMGWIFLVREVKDESSKLIQRGALLTRNLANDAELGVFTRNRELLDALASEVTRDTDYAFVVILDARGEALYSRAAPRNRVPPAPSLVADTEEVPLGAEVEDGEVRLYREEASGREAYIFRFPVLTQSRRSLGEEIGFLPDARNAARGPREQIGAVCLALSTEGMKGDIRRLERALGFATLAVIVIGILLTILLVRIIADPVAQLVEATRRIARGDLDVLLRLDSQDEIGELAKSFNQMTLKLQKSREELEGTNQMLEQKVQERTRELEEAQNQLVQAEKMSVVGQLVSGVAHELNNPLAGVLGYSQLLLRMNLPEEVRRGLDKIESEAERCRRIVQNLLIFARKNKAEKRAIDLNALLESVLELKAYPLKVDNIQVVRELEKSLPRVMADASQLQQAFVNILHNAQQAMSGQPSPGTLTVRTHRVDGHVKVEIGDTGPGISPENLSRIFDPFFTTKEVGQGAGLGLSICYGIVQEHRGRIWAESGRGEGSTIHVELPVPAVDELPLPAAPAEEVAAGSTPSARILVVDDEASIVDILYDVLRLDGHQIETAINGRLALNKLRAGFFDVVISDLKMPGMTGQELYRHLRELDSRLLSRIIFTTGDVANPDTQTFLQESGTPYLQKPFDLNEVRRLVTEMVSAQRSVRPDLPIILPGGSRDPDRVS
- the smpB gene encoding SsrA-binding protein SmpB → MPEPEQTKNLATNRQAGHEYFIEERMEAGIALSGTEVKSLRAGRANLKDSYALLRGGEVWLLNCHISPYSHGNINNHEPLRDRKLLLHREEIRRLDRRRKSAGLTLIPLRLYLKKGRVKVEIAVARGKKLYDKREAIKKRDQDRESRRGE